One genomic window of Psychrobacillus sp. INOP01 includes the following:
- the eutC gene encoding ethanolamine ammonia-lyase subunit EutC, protein MNEQLIKEITKMVVEKLQMNDVQEQQNINLYPDDPRGSLTEASISTEPVGEVKFYPSHETTRNLENVNLQMKNEQASKEEDKEKYFTELRKKTPARIAVGRAGTRPKTNTWLQFRFDHAAAVDAVYGEVPKEILERLNFFQVNTRVLDKEEYIRRPDLGRRLSDDSKRVILDKCKHSPKVQIVASNGLSAKALEENLEDVYLSLEQSLKNLNIEMGTTFYVDKGRVALMDEIGELLQPDIVIILIGERPGLVSAESLSAYICYKPRIGTIEADRMVISNIHKGGIPSVEAGAYLGTLIQKILKYEASGVSLVRKEE, encoded by the coding sequence GTGAATGAACAATTGATTAAAGAAATTACAAAAATGGTTGTTGAAAAACTCCAAATGAACGATGTACAAGAGCAGCAAAATATAAATCTATATCCAGATGACCCAAGAGGGAGTTTAACAGAAGCAAGTATTTCGACCGAACCTGTTGGAGAAGTGAAATTTTATCCCTCTCACGAGACAACTCGAAATCTAGAGAATGTAAATCTACAAATGAAAAATGAACAAGCTTCAAAAGAAGAGGATAAAGAAAAGTATTTTACAGAATTACGCAAGAAAACACCCGCTAGAATTGCAGTCGGTAGAGCTGGGACCAGACCTAAAACAAATACTTGGCTACAATTTCGTTTCGACCATGCAGCAGCTGTAGATGCCGTTTATGGAGAGGTGCCGAAGGAAATACTAGAACGTTTAAATTTCTTTCAAGTAAACACAAGAGTACTAGATAAAGAAGAATATATCCGTCGTCCAGACTTAGGTAGAAGACTTTCAGATGACTCTAAAAGAGTTATTTTGGATAAATGCAAACACTCTCCAAAAGTCCAAATTGTTGCATCGAATGGTTTAAGTGCGAAGGCGCTTGAAGAAAATTTAGAAGATGTCTATCTAAGTCTGGAGCAGTCTTTGAAAAATTTGAATATTGAAATGGGTACAACTTTTTATGTAGACAAAGGTCGAGTAGCCTTGATGGATGAAATTGGAGAACTACTCCAACCTGACATTGTCATTATATTGATAGGGGAAAGACCAGGTCTTGTATCCGCTGAATCACTAAGTGCTTATATATGTTACAAACCTAGAATTGGCACGATTGAAGCAGATCGGATGGTCATTTCTAATATCCACAAAGGTGGGATTCCATCAGTGGAGGCAGGGGCATATTTAGGAACACTTATACAAAAAATATTGAAGTATGAAGCGAGTGGAGTTTCATTAGTGAGAAAAGAAGAATAG
- a CDS encoding ethanolamine ammonia-lyase subunit EutB produces the protein MNFKTVLGGISYIFQDLKEVLAKANEEKSGDRLAGVAAETVQERIAAKSVLSEILLSDIRNNPLIPIEQDEVSRIIEEDLNEKIYGDLKNWSVAELREYILSNEVGDRELKRISKGLNSEMIAAVAKLMSNLDLVHAANKIEILSTCNITIGQKGTISSRLQPNHPTDSVDGMIASLKDGLSYGIGDAVIGINPVDDSVESVKRLLHATHDFITDWKIPSQNCVLAHVTTQMKAIEQGAPADMIFQSIAGTEVANRSFGISAELIKEARDLALKQGTGTGPQVMYFETGQGSELSAEAHFGIDQMTLESRNYGFARHFDPFIVNTVVGFIGPEYLYNSKQVIRAGLEDHFMGKMHGIPMGVDICYTNHIKADQNDIEDLGVLLTAAGVNFIIATPMGDDCMLNYQSMSYHDVATLLQTFSKTPAPEFLKWLEKMGIYENGRLSNRAGDPRLFTR, from the coding sequence GTGAATTTTAAGACAGTGTTAGGTGGTATTAGCTATATCTTTCAAGACCTGAAGGAAGTATTGGCAAAAGCAAACGAAGAAAAATCAGGTGACCGCCTAGCTGGTGTAGCTGCGGAAACAGTACAGGAACGGATTGCGGCAAAATCGGTCCTTAGTGAGATTTTACTAAGTGACATACGAAACAATCCTTTAATACCTATAGAACAAGATGAAGTATCACGAATAATTGAAGAAGATTTAAATGAAAAGATTTACGGCGATTTAAAAAATTGGAGCGTCGCTGAGTTAAGAGAATATATTTTAAGCAATGAAGTAGGAGACCGAGAACTAAAAAGAATTAGTAAAGGACTAAACTCTGAAATGATTGCGGCAGTAGCTAAACTAATGTCCAATCTCGACTTAGTACATGCAGCTAATAAGATTGAAATTTTATCTACTTGTAATATTACAATTGGTCAAAAAGGAACTATTTCATCTCGTTTACAGCCAAACCACCCAACGGATAGTGTGGATGGAATGATTGCTTCACTGAAGGACGGTCTATCGTATGGAATTGGAGATGCAGTAATTGGAATAAACCCAGTAGACGATTCGGTTGAAAGTGTGAAGCGATTATTGCACGCTACGCACGATTTTATTACCGACTGGAAAATCCCATCACAGAACTGTGTTCTAGCACATGTTACAACACAGATGAAAGCAATTGAACAAGGTGCACCGGCAGATATGATTTTCCAAAGTATAGCGGGAACAGAAGTTGCGAATCGTTCTTTCGGAATATCTGCAGAACTTATTAAAGAAGCACGTGATTTAGCTCTCAAACAAGGTACTGGAACTGGTCCACAGGTGATGTATTTTGAAACTGGGCAAGGGTCAGAGCTTTCGGCAGAAGCACATTTTGGTATTGACCAGATGACATTAGAATCTCGTAACTATGGATTTGCACGTCATTTTGATCCCTTTATCGTGAATACGGTTGTGGGGTTTATAGGACCAGAGTATTTGTATAACAGTAAGCAGGTAATACGAGCAGGTCTAGAGGATCATTTTATGGGGAAAATGCATGGCATACCTATGGGCGTAGATATATGTTATACAAATCATATTAAAGCAGATCAGAATGATATTGAGGATTTAGGTGTTCTATTAACAGCAGCGGGAGTGAATTTCATCATTGCGACTCCAATGGGAGATGATTGTATGTTGAATTATCAATCGATGAGCTATCACGATGTTGCTACCCTGCTACAAACCTTTAGCAAAACTCCCGCTCCAGAGTTTTTAAAATGGCTCGAGAAAATGGGGATTTATGAGAATGGTCGTTTGAGTAATCGAGCAGGAGACCCTCGTCTATTCACACGTTAG
- a CDS encoding ethanolamine ammonia-lyase reactivating factor EutA, which yields MINFNQKKETIISAGIDIGTSTTKLIISRFSLMNTAGTTHVPRIEIIDKEIIYKSPIFRTPLKNTSTIHVSEIEKIIRTEYAKAGIKSNQIETGAVIITGETATKQNAREMLHYLSDEVGDFLVATAGPDLEGIIAAKGSGAYEYSSRSKKVIANIDIGGGTANIAVYKDRELLGTCTMHIGGRLIEFEDEKIKSISPPVQRLLESQGISLHIGDSKTSSEIQLVVQFMAESLSRILKNEVNEIDQLLLLGHSPNWKEAVDTIVLSGGIAECVYNHEVNAKQIAKYDDIGQELARELQRNESLRSFTWFEPIETVRATVLGAGTQTTEISGATIQVSPSDLPLKNVPVYSFNFHSNLQQGLADFDEEIRKAIDMYDATREGQNFALYISELPYMGFRDIQKLSKAIIQVMEKRPEPLLPIVLVLQTDHAKVIGQTLLAMRVRQSVICIDQVSVDHGDYMDIGKALDSGVVPVVVKTLTFHSS from the coding sequence TTGATCAATTTCAATCAAAAAAAAGAAACGATTATTAGTGCTGGAATTGATATAGGTACAAGTACTACAAAGCTGATTATTAGCCGTTTTTCCTTAATGAATACAGCCGGAACAACTCATGTACCGAGAATTGAGATTATTGATAAGGAAATTATATATAAGAGTCCTATCTTTAGAACACCTCTAAAGAACACATCAACCATTCACGTTTCAGAAATAGAGAAAATTATTCGCACAGAATATGCCAAGGCCGGTATTAAATCAAATCAAATAGAAACAGGCGCAGTTATTATCACTGGTGAAACTGCAACGAAACAAAACGCAAGAGAAATGTTGCATTATCTTTCAGATGAAGTAGGAGATTTTTTAGTAGCAACGGCAGGTCCAGATTTAGAGGGTATTATCGCAGCAAAAGGTTCTGGTGCATATGAATATTCTTCTCGTTCCAAAAAAGTAATTGCGAATATTGATATAGGTGGTGGAACTGCGAATATTGCCGTCTACAAAGATAGGGAACTTCTTGGTACTTGCACGATGCATATTGGTGGAAGATTAATAGAATTTGAAGATGAAAAAATAAAATCTATTTCTCCTCCTGTGCAGAGGTTACTAGAATCGCAAGGAATATCTTTGCATATAGGTGATTCAAAGACATCATCCGAAATTCAATTAGTCGTACAGTTTATGGCAGAATCGCTTAGTCGAATATTAAAAAATGAAGTAAATGAAATAGATCAGTTACTTTTACTTGGACACTCCCCTAACTGGAAAGAAGCAGTCGATACCATCGTGCTTTCAGGGGGAATAGCTGAATGTGTTTACAATCATGAAGTCAATGCTAAGCAGATAGCTAAATATGACGATATCGGTCAAGAACTTGCAAGGGAATTACAAAGAAATGAGAGTCTACGAAGCTTTACTTGGTTTGAGCCTATCGAAACAGTGCGTGCTACGGTGCTAGGAGCTGGAACTCAAACGACGGAAATTAGTGGAGCAACGATACAAGTGTCTCCAAGTGATTTGCCTTTAAAAAATGTACCTGTTTATAGTTTTAACTTTCATTCAAATTTGCAACAGGGTTTAGCAGATTTTGATGAAGAGATTAGAAAAGCTATAGATATGTATGATGCAACGCGAGAGGGACAAAACTTTGCACTGTATATCTCGGAGTTGCCCTATATGGGATTTAGAGATATTCAAAAGCTTTCAAAAGCAATTATACAAGTGATGGAAAAACGTCCTGAACCATTGCTCCCAATTGTACTCGTTTTACAGACGGATCATGCTAAGGTAATCGGTCAAACGCTGCTAGCTATGCGTGTTCGCCAAAGTGTTATATGCATTGATCAGGTAAGTGTCGATCATGGCGACTATATGGATATCGGAAAAGCACTCGACTCAGGCGTAGTACCAGTTGTAGTGAAAACTTTAACATTCCATTCGTCGTAA
- a CDS encoding EutP/PduV family microcompartment system protein has product MKNRAMLIGSIGAGKSTLTNSLLGKIVPAIKTQTLVYYDWIVDTPGEYTENPFFYKNIMATALEVTHVFYLQDATNAKMIFPPGFSMGFSKLPIGVITKSDHTDANLERSIEMIRSVISYGPIVITSSVNGTGIEHLKALVNMNDMASMKSYVENEQNEYLLFTNQLYS; this is encoded by the coding sequence ATGAAAAATAGAGCAATGCTCATTGGTTCAATTGGTGCGGGTAAATCAACACTGACCAATTCTTTGCTAGGAAAAATTGTCCCTGCCATTAAAACACAAACATTGGTCTATTATGATTGGATTGTTGATACACCAGGAGAATATACGGAAAATCCATTCTTTTATAAAAATATTATGGCTACTGCCTTAGAAGTGACGCATGTATTTTATTTGCAGGATGCAACAAACGCGAAGATGATTTTTCCACCAGGGTTTAGCATGGGATTTTCTAAACTACCGATTGGTGTAATTACTAAAAGTGACCATACCGATGCAAATTTAGAGCGCTCAATTGAAATGATTCGTTCCGTTATTTCATACGGTCCAATTGTTATTACTTCTTCGGTTAATGGAACAGGTATAGAACATTTAAAGGCATTAGTGAACATGAATGATATGGCATCCATGAAGAGCTATGTCGAAAATGAACAAAATGAGTATCTCTTATTTACAAATCAACTTTACAGTTGA
- the eutS gene encoding ethanolamine utilization microcompartment protein EutS codes for MSEEKKRFIQEFVPGKQITLSHLIANPDPDMFVKLGIQEAGALGIMTCTPSETVIIAGDLATKAANVQIGFLDRFTGSLVIVGSVSEVDMSMIEINRFLSERLGYTPAEITKS; via the coding sequence ATGAGTGAAGAGAAAAAAAGATTCATACAAGAATTTGTACCTGGCAAGCAAATTACATTAAGTCACCTAATCGCTAACCCAGATCCTGATATGTTTGTGAAATTGGGTATACAAGAGGCTGGAGCATTAGGAATAATGACTTGTACTCCGAGTGAGACGGTTATCATAGCCGGGGATTTAGCAACGAAAGCCGCGAATGTTCAAATTGGATTTTTAGATAGATTTACTGGCAGCCTTGTAATTGTAGGAAGTGTATCTGAAGTAGATATGTCTATGATAGAGATAAATAGATTTCTTTCTGAAAGACTAGGATATACCCCGGCAGAAATAACAAAGTCTTAA
- the eutH gene encoding ethanolamine utilization protein EutH, which produces MAMIGTVVVYIIMICAVLGAFAAIKDPDNGLGKEFMSGLHAVGHIFVPAAGIMASIPYLTWFIDKFVGPIFNSIGADPAIAATAILASDMGGYQLANALKDSYEGWIMALIVGYMAGATIVFSIPMGLAMLDKRDHKYMALGIMSGVLTIPIGAFIASVLVVLFDTKIRDVISTTSDSTYEFVISYGQILINLTPLLIFVILIAAGLKFFPNGMIKGFMIFGRVMDAGIKLVLVFSIVEIFTGIFSTIFGGWGFDPIMADEADQFRALETAGYIGIMLAGAFPMVYLLRKYASGPLEAGGRKIGLTSVGSAGILATIANILAMFSLVRYMRPKDKVLNISFGVCAAFLLGDHLSFTANFQPTIILPVILGKLLAGICAIAFAYWLSVPTALKLEEQDRAAGIIKKGEYLEEDIGKESVPVQA; this is translated from the coding sequence ATGGCAATGATAGGAACGGTAGTAGTGTACATAATTATGATTTGTGCAGTACTTGGAGCTTTTGCCGCAATAAAAGATCCAGACAATGGATTAGGGAAAGAGTTTATGTCTGGTCTGCATGCAGTCGGTCATATTTTTGTTCCGGCAGCGGGTATTATGGCGTCAATACCGTATTTAACATGGTTTATCGACAAATTTGTTGGACCAATTTTCAATTCTATAGGAGCAGACCCAGCAATCGCTGCCACTGCTATACTCGCATCTGATATGGGAGGATATCAGTTAGCAAATGCACTGAAAGATTCCTACGAGGGTTGGATTATGGCATTAATAGTAGGGTATATGGCAGGGGCAACAATCGTATTCTCTATCCCGATGGGACTAGCAATGCTAGACAAGCGAGATCATAAATATATGGCTCTTGGTATTATGTCAGGAGTACTTACTATTCCGATTGGAGCATTTATTGCATCGGTACTAGTAGTGCTGTTTGATACAAAGATTCGAGATGTTATTAGTACAACAAGCGATTCAACATACGAGTTCGTCATAAGCTACGGACAAATACTGATAAACTTAACACCCTTACTCATTTTCGTAATACTAATCGCAGCCGGACTAAAATTCTTCCCAAACGGAATGATAAAGGGCTTTATGATATTTGGGCGAGTAATGGATGCTGGTATTAAATTAGTATTAGTTTTCTCCATTGTAGAAATTTTCACAGGGATATTTTCGACAATCTTTGGAGGTTGGGGCTTTGATCCAATTATGGCTGATGAGGCTGACCAATTCCGAGCACTTGAAACCGCTGGATATATTGGTATTATGTTAGCGGGTGCTTTTCCAATGGTGTACTTGTTACGTAAATATGCATCAGGACCATTAGAGGCAGGTGGACGTAAAATCGGTCTTACTTCTGTAGGAAGCGCTGGTATATTAGCTACTATTGCAAATATTTTAGCGATGTTCTCATTAGTTCGCTATATGAGACCAAAAGATAAAGTATTGAATATCTCTTTTGGAGTATGTGCTGCGTTCTTATTAGGAGATCACTTATCCTTTACAGCTAACTTCCAACCAACTATTATTCTACCAGTTATTTTAGGTAAGCTACTTGCTGGTATATGTGCTATTGCGTTTGCTTACTGGCTATCTGTACCTACGGCGTTGAAATTAGAGGAACAGGACCGAGCGGCTGGTATTATTAAAAAAGGTGAATATTTAGAAGAGGATATTGGGAAAGAGTCAGTTCCAGTACAAGCGTAA
- a CDS encoding ANTAR domain-containing response regulator, which yields MKKRILIAEDESIIRMDIKLMLQDQGYEVVGEAGDGDKAIELAFLHKPDLILMDIKMPKINGLQASKIIANQLDLPILIITAYSQKEFVEKAQQDNIVGYLVKPISEANLLPAVEIALHQSEKAKRLKKEIYNAKQEVEKRKFIERAKGLLMHAEEMTESDAFKRIRESSMSRQMTMESIAKEIILKYK from the coding sequence ATGAAAAAGAGAATACTAATAGCTGAAGACGAATCTATCATACGAATGGACATAAAGCTTATGCTTCAAGACCAAGGATACGAAGTAGTAGGAGAAGCAGGAGATGGTGATAAAGCTATTGAGCTAGCGTTTTTACATAAACCAGATTTAATCCTTATGGATATTAAGATGCCAAAGATAAATGGTCTACAAGCTAGTAAAATAATCGCAAATCAACTAGATTTACCTATTCTAATCATCACTGCCTATAGCCAAAAGGAATTTGTTGAAAAAGCTCAACAGGATAATATAGTCGGTTATTTAGTAAAACCTATTTCTGAAGCGAATTTACTACCGGCAGTAGAGATAGCTTTACACCAATCAGAAAAAGCAAAAAGATTAAAAAAAGAGATATACAATGCTAAACAAGAAGTTGAGAAAAGAAAGTTCATCGAACGTGCAAAAGGTTTGTTAATGCATGCTGAAGAAATGACAGAATCTGATGCTTTTAAGAGAATAAGAGAATCTAGTATGTCTCGGCAGATGACAATGGAGTCAATTGCCAAAGAAATTATTTTAAAATACAAGTGA
- a CDS encoding sensor histidine kinase — protein sequence MSESTLHQLCEIYTELTSEEIKILENVASTLQLYADLNNAYMFIDCMMKNSEQAIVVAEAFPRTSESVYENSVVGKIVFESFEPGVFYSYRTGKKSLTSQAVTQEGKSVEQSVIPIKNNKHQVIAALISEEEIYKHIPISSNYKNVSFGQDELSEVLGRNLREMPMISDLLMEIFLLTDKDDRLTYSNPAGVNFISEMTQMDKFQNQYIFDLLPFLQSIYDYKEDVYVFELTVDRKNLIVKKIRVKEKDQLKGTLLIIQDVTELRTKEKELMMKSVVIQEIHHRVKNNLQTVASLLRLQMRKGFPEESKVYFEDTLNRIYSISSVYELILSNSSADDEDVNIMELTKKVSSTLVLNEYLKKVNLIIESNGNKILTTSRKAVSIALIINELVQNSLKHAFPEDLEGEIIVSFYSNKDFLELHIFDNGVGIGEPKSSLGLEIVHNLVLNDLNGEFRYMPVEQGTLAVVTFPISSEVIIYHEKENTNS from the coding sequence TTGAGTGAGTCTACCTTACATCAACTATGTGAAATTTATACAGAGTTAACTTCAGAAGAAATAAAGATTTTAGAAAACGTTGCTTCTACTTTACAATTATATGCTGACTTAAATAATGCATATATGTTCATAGATTGTATGATGAAAAACTCAGAGCAAGCAATAGTTGTTGCTGAGGCTTTTCCGAGAACATCAGAATCTGTATATGAAAACTCCGTAGTAGGGAAGATTGTTTTTGAATCATTTGAGCCGGGGGTTTTTTATAGTTATCGTACCGGTAAAAAGTCGCTAACTAGTCAAGCCGTTACACAGGAAGGAAAGTCAGTAGAGCAAAGTGTTATCCCGATAAAAAACAATAAACATCAAGTAATCGCAGCATTAATTTCTGAAGAAGAAATTTATAAACATATTCCGATTAGTAGCAATTACAAAAACGTATCCTTCGGACAAGATGAACTAAGTGAAGTCCTTGGTAGAAACCTTAGAGAAATGCCGATGATTTCAGACCTTTTAATGGAAATTTTTCTTCTTACAGATAAAGATGATCGTTTAACGTATTCTAATCCTGCTGGTGTGAATTTTATATCTGAAATGACGCAAATGGATAAATTTCAAAATCAATATATTTTCGATTTATTACCTTTTCTTCAATCCATTTATGATTATAAAGAAGATGTTTACGTATTTGAATTAACTGTAGATAGAAAAAACTTAATCGTAAAAAAAATTAGAGTAAAAGAGAAAGATCAACTCAAAGGGACCCTTCTTATAATTCAAGATGTAACAGAGCTTCGTACTAAAGAAAAAGAATTAATGATGAAATCCGTAGTTATTCAAGAAATACACCATCGAGTAAAGAATAATCTACAGACGGTAGCTAGCTTGTTACGTCTACAAATGAGAAAAGGATTTCCGGAAGAAAGTAAGGTATATTTTGAGGATACATTAAATAGAATATATAGTATTTCCTCCGTTTATGAACTGATTTTATCTAACTCTAGTGCAGATGATGAAGACGTTAATATAATGGAGTTAACTAAAAAGGTATCTTCTACTTTAGTGTTAAATGAATATTTAAAAAAAGTTAACTTGATTATTGAGTCAAATGGCAATAAGATATTAACAACATCAAGGAAAGCGGTCTCAATTGCGTTAATCATTAACGAACTTGTACAAAACTCTTTAAAGCATGCATTTCCAGAAGATTTAGAAGGAGAAATAATTGTGAGTTTCTATTCAAATAAAGATTTTTTAGAGCTTCATATTTTCGACAACGGGGTTGGAATAGGTGAGCCTAAATCTTCTTTAGGATTAGAGATTGTTCATAATCTTGTATTAAATGATTTAAATGGGGAGTTTAGATATATGCCTGTAGAACAAGGAACGCTTGCAGTAGTGACATTCCCAATTAGTTCGGAGGTTATTATATATCATGAAAAAGAGAATACTAATAGCTGA
- a CDS encoding acyl-CoA thioesterase yields the protein MNTNPMSQSRTIQTHLILPPDTNHHETIFGGRVLAFIDEIAAISSMKHAQGAVVTASIDSVDFLSSAKVGDVIELEAVVSSTGRSSMEVYVRVTSTNLLTGEEKLTTESYVTMVSVDENGKSVPVPGIHPETEQEKRLFETGPARRAHRKQRLEMKY from the coding sequence ATGAACACTAATCCAATGAGTCAATCGAGAACTATTCAAACGCATTTAATTTTGCCACCAGATACAAATCATCACGAAACAATTTTTGGTGGAAGAGTGCTTGCATTTATCGATGAAATTGCAGCTATATCTTCCATGAAACATGCACAAGGTGCTGTAGTGACAGCTTCTATAGATTCTGTAGACTTCCTTTCATCTGCAAAGGTAGGAGATGTAATAGAGTTAGAAGCAGTTGTTTCTTCTACTGGACGTTCTTCCATGGAGGTTTATGTTCGAGTAACATCGACGAACTTACTTACTGGGGAAGAAAAACTAACGACGGAATCATATGTCACGATGGTTTCGGTAGATGAAAATGGAAAATCGGTACCTGTACCTGGAATTCATCCAGAAACGGAGCAAGAAAAACGTCTATTTGAAACTGGACCAGCTAGACGCGCTCATCGGAAACAACGCTTAGAAATGAAATACTAA
- a CDS encoding DUF4003 family protein: MTVEQKLEQIFNALKKTLGWTVDKRITLSLAGYYVTLEKEFDETRYREVASHLKKKAGVFSPLRSHLHPLFVATLDASEEEPEQAVNLLMEKADALKQFGFKMNSYTYLTALMMSDQKDQWPYEMKMAHKLMDDMKAHHRFLTSTDDYPYAMFLGKMGGDTAVRAETMNRYYKELKQHKFYSGNELQWMSQVLTYSNPAYEENMVSRAVIIRDGLKSVKIKTSQAQYPIIGFMAALKLEEEQLNEIVANYESIASMKLFSWYKDSALPIAFGLSLRSSKEAYATAAISMATSLELILQAQQAIMISTIAATSAAAASNSGSN; this comes from the coding sequence ATGACCGTTGAACAAAAGTTAGAACAAATATTTAATGCACTGAAAAAAACATTAGGGTGGACCGTGGATAAACGAATAACTTTGTCACTTGCAGGGTATTATGTAACTTTAGAGAAGGAATTTGATGAAACTAGATATCGAGAAGTAGCTAGTCATTTGAAAAAAAAAGCAGGAGTCTTTTCTCCTTTACGCTCTCATTTACATCCTTTATTTGTTGCGACTTTAGATGCTTCCGAAGAAGAACCAGAACAGGCGGTAAATTTGTTAATGGAAAAAGCAGATGCTTTAAAACAGTTTGGTTTTAAAATGAATAGCTATACGTATTTAACAGCCCTAATGATGTCGGATCAAAAAGATCAATGGCCATATGAAATGAAAATGGCACACAAGTTAATGGATGATATGAAGGCACATCATCGCTTTTTAACCTCGACTGATGATTATCCATATGCAATGTTTTTAGGCAAGATGGGAGGCGATACGGCTGTTCGAGCGGAGACGATGAATCGCTATTACAAAGAATTAAAGCAACATAAATTCTATTCAGGAAATGAACTACAATGGATGTCTCAGGTACTTACGTATTCCAATCCAGCATATGAGGAAAATATGGTGAGCAGAGCAGTAATTATCCGCGATGGATTAAAAAGTGTCAAAATAAAAACATCTCAAGCACAATATCCGATAATAGGATTTATGGCAGCTTTAAAATTAGAGGAGGAACAATTAAACGAGATTGTAGCTAACTATGAATCCATCGCTAGTATGAAATTATTTTCATGGTACAAAGACTCGGCTCTTCCTATCGCATTTGGACTGTCCTTAAGATCTTCTAAGGAAGCTTATGCAACTGCAGCAATTTCCATGGCAACTTCGCTAGAACTTATATTACAGGCGCAACAAGCGATTATGATTTCGACTATTGCAGCAACAAGCGCTGCAGCTGCATCAAATTCTGGCTCAAATTAA
- the rluF gene encoding 23S rRNA pseudouridine(2604) synthase RluF yields the protein MRINKFLSEAGIISRRGADKWITDGRVIINGKTAELGSKVEAGDDVRVDGEQIVVEQPLVYLVLNKPVGITSTTETHIKGNIVDFVNHPLRIFHIGRLDKDSDGLILLTNDGDIVNEILRAENSHEKEYVVTVNEKITETFIEKMAAGVNILDTKTLPCKVKKIGPKTFNIILTQGLNRQIRRMCSALGFTVKRLQRIRIMNISIEGLPIGEWRELTPTEKAELFNTLNYSPKR from the coding sequence ATGCGGATTAATAAATTTTTAAGTGAAGCAGGGATCATTTCTAGGCGCGGTGCGGACAAGTGGATCACTGATGGAAGAGTAATAATTAACGGAAAAACTGCAGAACTTGGCAGTAAGGTAGAAGCTGGTGACGATGTTCGCGTAGATGGTGAGCAAATTGTAGTAGAACAACCACTCGTTTATCTAGTATTAAATAAACCTGTAGGTATTACTAGTACTACAGAAACTCATATAAAAGGCAATATAGTCGATTTCGTTAACCATCCACTTCGTATTTTCCATATCGGTCGATTAGATAAAGATTCTGATGGTTTAATACTTCTGACAAATGACGGAGATATTGTAAATGAAATTCTTCGTGCAGAAAACAGTCATGAAAAAGAATATGTTGTGACAGTGAATGAGAAAATCACCGAAACATTTATCGAAAAAATGGCTGCTGGAGTAAATATACTTGATACCAAAACATTACCTTGTAAAGTAAAAAAGATTGGACCTAAAACGTTCAATATTATCTTAACCCAAGGCTTAAATCGTCAAATTCGTAGAATGTGTTCTGCATTAGGATTTACTGTGAAAAGACTACAACGAATACGTATTATGAATATATCTATCGAAGGTCTTCCTATTGGAGAATGGAGAGAACTTACACCAACTGAAAAAGCAGAACTATTTAATACGCTTAACTATTCACCAAAACGGTAA